AAGCCGAACCTCCGAAAAGTCTTTATATAACGGCTTTAGCGTCTTTCCGTCGAAATAATAAAAGCTATCCTTCTCGCAAAACAATGCATTATTGAAAGGATAATCGGGTACAATGGCCCCCTCGATATCCCGGCATTGATAATAAGGACTACCCGCCCCGTCAATAACCATGACATTGCATTCCCCGAAGGGTGATGTTGCTGCGGCGCCCCAGGCATGTGCCATATGGTGAGACAGGGTTATCATTGGGATATCAATATCTTTTTCAAAATAGCGCTGCCCCGAATACCGGTCGGGCTTAATGTCGATCTCGAAATTAGCCGCCTGGATGATCAGCGCAAGGTCGTTAACCCCGATACCTGCAGCTTCCAGGCAATATTTCACAGCCTCGCGATCGTTCCCGCCATCATGCTTGATACGGGTCAGCCGTTCCTTTTCTATTGCTGCCACAATCTTTCCATCTTTTATAAGGCAGGCCGAGCCATCGTGTGAAAGGCCCGTTCCTAAGATGTAAACGCTCATATCAGATGAAGATCAGGGCCATTCGGTAATAAGGCTTTCATTTATTAAATAGTAATTAATTTATATATTAATTATGAAATTATTTTTCATTAAATAATAGTCTATTAAGAAAATTAAATTGACCATTGACCAATTAATATCCTAATAAACAAATGTAAATTACTTAATAATTTATAACTATTGTTTTTGTTAATTTATTCGCTACTTTTACCTGAGTCACTAAGCGCTTAAGTACCGTTTTTTGACTTTTTCTAAACTTATCATCTATGAATACCTATACATCACCAGGCATATGATAATTCAGAACGCGTTCCTGCATTTATCAAACTTGCTTGATGCTGCCGAACTTGGGCAAATCGGGAAATTAAGTGAACAGGCAAAATACCAGGACGGAAAAATAACTGCCACGGGGGCGGCCAGGGAAGTAAAGGACAATTTGCAGCTAAACGAGCATGAGCAGGCTTACATGTCGATACAGCAGGTGCTGTTAAATGCTTTAAACCGGAGTGCATTGTTCAGAAATGCTTTGTTCCCGCAAAATGTGCATCCGTTTTTGATAAGCAAATATGATAAAGGCATGAGTTATGGCTGGCACGTGGACAGCCCGGTAATGGGAAATATGATGCGGACAGATATAGCTATGACCGTCTTTTTAAACGATCCGGCCGAATACGAGGGTGGCGAACTGGAATTACAGACGGCGCCCGGGTCAATAAAGTTCAAACTGGCCAAGGGAGATGCTATTTGCTACCCATGCCAGCATTTACACAGAGTAAATGAGGTAACAAGCGGGCAGCGACATGTGGCGGTTACGTGGATACAATCGTTGGTTCGCTCGCCGGAGCAGCGCGGGATATTATTCGGTTTGCAGCAGGTTGCCGAAACTCTGCACCAGCAAAATATTGCGACTGAAGAGGTAGGGGTTTTACAGCAGCATTATAGTAATCTGTTACGCATGTGGGCCTACTAATTATATACTTACAATGAACGGAGAAAAACTGACAGTTGGGGTGCTTTTATCCAACTCTACCATTTTACCGATGGCTAAAAACTTTAATACGGGTTTAAGGCAGGCACTAACGGGTCTTGATGTTGAGATCGTGCCGGAATTTATAGGGCAGGGATCAAAGGAACAGGCAGAAAAAGCCATCAATAAACTATTCAGTTTTGACAACTCCGACATTATAACCGGTATTGTTTCCAATAAAGTAGGTTATGAATTGTCGGAAAAATTTGAAAAGCACAAACGGCCGTTCATCATCAACAACCTGGGTGAACACCTTCCCGACCCGGCGCTGTACAACGATTATACTTTCCTAAACTCGGTGCATACTTGGCAACAGGTATGGTCGATGGGTAACTGGGGGGTAAAAACACTCGGGAAAAGAGGGATGCTGGTTTCCGGCATTTATGATTCCGGTTATTCGTTTCCGGTTATGTTGCAAAAAGGGATACAGGCCTCGGCTGCCGACAGTACGGTACCGTTCGCGATAGCGCCAATGAGGCAGTACAACGGCCTGGCCGACGTTGCATCGGTAATACCGCATATCATCGAATTTGAACCAGATTTTATACTGGCTACATTTTGCGGTGAAGAGGCAAGTCTTTTCCTGTCCGAATATGTCAAAAACGGACTTCATAAAAAAATACCATTACTGGGTCTGCCCTTTCTGCTGGAATCGTTTGATGCCCGGGGTGAAACAATTGAAGTATATACCACGATATCCTCGTATCGCGAAATCGCGGAAGAAGAAATTGATCGCCTTTGCAAGATCGCTGCCGACCCATTCGTGCAATTTGGATACGAGACAGGTCTTTTGATCAGGGAGGCCGTGGAAAAATCAAGCGGAAAAACGCTTCAAAGAGCATTGGCAGAGGCGGCCGTAAATACAGAACGCGGGAAACTGGAAATACTGCCCGGCGAGACCGGCAATGATAGCAGGGTCTTCCTGGTAAAAAATACCTGGTCGGGAAACAAAGACGAAATATCACGGCAAATAATAGGCGAACTGGAAACCATTGGCATTAGTAACCAGGTGGTAGCCGACATCAACAGCCAACCCTCGTCGGGTTGGGTTAACCCATACCTCGGTATTTAGATATGAAAATAGCTGTTATATGCAATTCCGATTCACTGGCTTTTCCGGCCATCGCCTCTCTTGCGGGCGACGGCTTGCTGGCTGGCGTCGGGATATTGGCACGAAGCAGCGGCCGGCTGTTTGCACCACTTTTAGGGATGGGTGTATTGAAGGAAAATATTATACAATTAACCAGGGAGACATGGGAGCTTGAAATGCAAACCTGGCTTCAGCAGATTGATCCCGATATGATGTGGGTGTTTGGGTTTCCCTGGCGAATCCCATCAAATTTACTTGCAATGCCCGGAGGCGGTTTCCTCAATTTCCATTTTGGCAACCTGCCCGCATACAAAGGGGCCGATCCCATATTCTGGCAGCTAAAAAACGGGGAGGAGAAAGCTACCCTCGTGGTGCATCGCATGACACCGGCCATTGATGAAGGCCCCATAGTAATGACACGGGACCTGGAAACGATAAGGGGAGAAAACTATGGCCTGTTTTGCCAGCGCCTGGGATTTATGGCCGCGGGGCTTGTTCAGCCTTTAGTGGATAATTACCGGAACGGGGTACTGCCAGAACTCGGTCAGCCAAATGGCGGTGATGCATCATTTTTTAAAAAGCCCGGGGCGACGACATTAAAGATCAACTGGGAAGAACAATCGGCGGACGAAATCGAGTACCTGGTGAACGCCTCGAATCCAAAATATGACGGGGCCTCAACATATTTACGAAATGCGGAAATAAGGATATTGGAAACATCGCCCGCGGAAATAAAGCTTGAAAATAATTTCAGGGCCGACCCGGGAACGATAGTTTATGCGGATGCTGTATACGGGCTAATCGTGGCCTGCCGGGAAAGCCGGTTTTTAAAGATCAATGTTGTCCATACACAGGAAGGGTATTTTTCGGGCAGTAAGCTATTCAGTATGGGCGTACGGGCAGGAGAAAAATTCATCAACTTAAATTAAATATTATGGAAGGAACAATGTCAGAAATCCGGCTTTTCGCCGGGAACTTTGCCCCCCGAACATGGGCGCTTTGCCAGGGGCAAACATTAGCCATTTCAAGTAACCAGGCATTATTTGCATTGCTTGGCACTACTTACGGGGGTAATGGAATTCAAACTTTTATGCTGCCCGACCTGCGGGGAAAAACAGTGATCGGCACCGGGCAGGGACTTGGTCTCTCGCAGTATGTTTTAGGTGAAACCCTCGGCACTAACGATGTGACCATAACATCGCAAACCATGGCAGCACACACTCACGCTACCGTTATAACACAGCCGACAACAAGGGGGACGGGCACAGCAACATTGTATGGGGTTAATGCAGGCGGGCAATCGCAACCTGCAGGAAATTTCCTGGGCACCGATACAACCGGGGGAGCCAAACCTTTTACACATCCGGGCACAGGTACGCCAGCGGTAATGTCCAGAGATGCAATAACATATGCAAATCTAAACGTGCCTGCACCTACGGTTACGACCGGGCTTACCGGGGGCAGCCAGCCACACAATAACATCATGCCCACCATTGCATTAAATTATATTATTTGTCTCCAGGGGATATTCCCTTCAAGAGATTAACCATTTAAAACTTAAACACATGGAAGGAACAATTGGCGAAATACGCGGATTTGCAGGTAATTTTGCACCATTGAACTGGCAATTCTGCCAGGGGCAAACAATGTCCATCGCCCAGGAGACAGCACTTTTTGCTATCATAGGCACTACTTATGGTGGCGATGGCGTAACCACTTTTCAATTACCCAATATACAAAGCCGGATAGTTATAGGTACCGGGCAGGGCTTGGGTCTGCCAGACTATGCCCTCGGAGAGGTTTTAGGGGAAGAAAACCATACGCTCCTGACCACCGAGATACCTGCGCATAATCATACAGCAACTGTGCAAACCGATTCAACGCCCGCATCCGCGACATTCGAGTTGATGGGTGTTCCGGGCCAGGGCGGGAAAGCACTGCCGCAGAGTAATCTATTGGGACAGGACGCAACGGCTACTATTTATGCCCCCGGCGGATCACAGACCGTTGCTATGAATGCCGGATCGGTAACACTCAATAGCCTGACCGCACCTTTACCGGGAGTCGCCGTCTCCCTGGCTGGTTCAAGCCTGCCGCATTCTAATATTCAGCCAGTACTGGCTATGAATTACATCATTTGTATCAATGGAATATTCCCATCGAGGGATTAATGCCAAATTAATTATGGATCATTAAAAAACTTATCAAAATGGAAGGAACTATAGGAGAAGTAAGAATGTTTGCCGCAAATTTTGCACCTCGTACCTGGGCGTACTGCCAGGGGCAGATATTATCAATAGCATCAAATACGGCACTTTTTTCAATTTTAGGCACGCAATACGGCGGTAATGGAACCAGTACTTTTGCCCTGCCCAACCTTGCCAGCAGGGCTTTCATCGGCACCGGGCAGGGGCCCGGCTTGAGCCTCTATGACAACGGCGAAATGGTTGGAACTGAAACGGTAACGTTAATTTCGTCAAATCTGCCCTCGCATACGCATACAGCTACGGTTACCGCCGGAACAGGCGCAACCGCTGACGTTACCCTGAACGGCGTAAATGGCCTGGCCGGCCAAGCAAGCCCTGCCGGCGGCCTTTTAGGACAGGATACGGCGCAAAATGTAAACCTTTTTGCAGCCACCGGTACGCCCGTGGCTATGGATCCTGGATCAATTGTTGTCACCAAGGTTTCCACGCCGGCAGTAACCACCGTCACACTTGCGCCGGCAGGCAATACCATTCCCCACAACAATATTCAGCCGTCCCTGGCCCTGAATTATATTATTTGCCTCCAGGGTGTATTCCCCGTCAGGAATTAAAACGACGAATCATAAGCCTGAGAAACAACGGCCGGTATCACTTGCCGGTCGTTGTTTTTTGGAACAGCACCAGTATTTTGCCGCTCTTCAACATCTTTTTATTGTTGGTTAACCCACACTTTGCACAAACTTTTTTAGCTTTAAGCACCACTTTTCAGTAGCTGGCCTGACCGAATAATTTATACCTCTATAAAAATGATCCCGCTAAAAGATCTGGCAGATACCTATTCAAACGAACAACTTTTTCTGTTGCAGATATGCAGGATGTATTTTTCGGGATACGGAAAAACTGATCTTAATGCTTTCGTGACCTCGCAGCCTCCCGACTGGCAATTAGTTTACAAAATAGCCATGGCGCACGGCATCAGACCATTTATTTATGATGTGATCTTAAAATACGACCTTGATGTTGATACGAACTTCCGGCTAAAGTTAGAAAATGATCACCGTATCATGCTGCAAAGAAACATGATGCAGGCAATAGTGACAGCGAAAATAACTGCGGATCTAAAAGATTTAGGCATCACCGTAATTGCTTATAAAGGTGCTGCTTTAATATCCCGGCACTATGATAATATGGGAATGAGGGAAAGCATCGACATCGACCTTATCGCAAGCCGGAGTGATATAGCAAGGATAGAAGATTATTTTATTAACAGCGGATACATCCCCAAAGAGACCGTGCCACGCCGTTACCTTAAACTTTACCAGCTTTTTTTTAAGGATATGGTTTACCACGTACCTAAATACGATTGCAACATCGAAGTTCACTGGTCGCTTCTCAACGGTTTTGCCGGAAAATATCCCACCTTTGAATTTTTTAACCCCCATATAGAACCCTATAAGCAGGCTTCCGGCGAATACATCGTTCTGTCTCCGTCATTTGATTTTCTTGCCACCATTTCCAATCACCTGGTAAAAGACATGAATACCCGGTTTAAATACATAATTGATATAGCCTGTATATTAAAAAAGGACCCCGCATTGTTAGACGATTCTGTTATTCTTTCAACTGCAACTAAGTTTGGATTTAAGAAAAGGCTCATAAAAGGTTTATCCGTTGTAAGCAGCCTGACAGGGGTGGATATTGCGCCGTCCTTCTCAACCAAAATAACCAGGGAAGACCTGTTGGTACCATTGCAATACCCGGTTGCTTTGAGCAGCTTACAATTTAATAATGCTCGTTTTTTAAAGCGCTCGTTAAGTTCGCAGGACAACACCGCAAA
Above is a window of Mucilaginibacter ginsenosidivorans DNA encoding:
- a CDS encoding carbamoyltransferase N-terminal domain-containing protein codes for the protein MSVYILGTGLSHDGSACLIKDGKIVAAIEKERLTRIKHDGGNDREAVKYCLEAAGIGVNDLALIIQAANFEIDIKPDRYSGQRYFEKDIDIPMITLSHHMAHAWGAAATSPFGECNVMVIDGAGSPYYQCRDIEGAIVPDYPFNNALFCEKDSFYYFDGKTLKPLYKDFSEVRLFENSPTLKLPTNYHSIGGLYSAASFYAFRNMDDAGKLMGLAPYGKLDGKPNLFKLEDGSVEIIYEHINAFFTNPAADYDHFKKEFSHYADMARWVQDEAERAILYLFEQRQKISPHPNMAYAGG
- a CDS encoding Fe2+-dependent dioxygenase, translating into MIIQNAFLHLSNLLDAAELGQIGKLSEQAKYQDGKITATGAAREVKDNLQLNEHEQAYMSIQQVLLNALNRSALFRNALFPQNVHPFLISKYDKGMSYGWHVDSPVMGNMMRTDIAMTVFLNDPAEYEGGELELQTAPGSIKFKLAKGDAICYPCQHLHRVNEVTSGQRHVAVTWIQSLVRSPEQRGILFGLQQVAETLHQQNIATEEVGVLQQHYSNLLRMWAY
- a CDS encoding ABC transporter substrate-binding protein — translated: MNGEKLTVGVLLSNSTILPMAKNFNTGLRQALTGLDVEIVPEFIGQGSKEQAEKAINKLFSFDNSDIITGIVSNKVGYELSEKFEKHKRPFIINNLGEHLPDPALYNDYTFLNSVHTWQQVWSMGNWGVKTLGKRGMLVSGIYDSGYSFPVMLQKGIQASAADSTVPFAIAPMRQYNGLADVASVIPHIIEFEPDFILATFCGEEASLFLSEYVKNGLHKKIPLLGLPFLLESFDARGETIEVYTTISSYREIAEEEIDRLCKIAADPFVQFGYETGLLIREAVEKSSGKTLQRALAEAAVNTERGKLEILPGETGNDSRVFLVKNTWSGNKDEISRQIIGELETIGISNQVVADINSQPSSGWVNPYLGI
- a CDS encoding formyltransferase family protein, with translation MKIAVICNSDSLAFPAIASLAGDGLLAGVGILARSSGRLFAPLLGMGVLKENIIQLTRETWELEMQTWLQQIDPDMMWVFGFPWRIPSNLLAMPGGGFLNFHFGNLPAYKGADPIFWQLKNGEEKATLVVHRMTPAIDEGPIVMTRDLETIRGENYGLFCQRLGFMAAGLVQPLVDNYRNGVLPELGQPNGGDASFFKKPGATTLKINWEEQSADEIEYLVNASNPKYDGASTYLRNAEIRILETSPAEIKLENNFRADPGTIVYADAVYGLIVACRESRFLKINVVHTQEGYFSGSKLFSMGVRAGEKFINLN
- a CDS encoding phage tail protein yields the protein MEGTMSEIRLFAGNFAPRTWALCQGQTLAISSNQALFALLGTTYGGNGIQTFMLPDLRGKTVIGTGQGLGLSQYVLGETLGTNDVTITSQTMAAHTHATVITQPTTRGTGTATLYGVNAGGQSQPAGNFLGTDTTGGAKPFTHPGTGTPAVMSRDAITYANLNVPAPTVTTGLTGGSQPHNNIMPTIALNYIICLQGIFPSRD
- a CDS encoding phage tail protein — its product is MEGTIGEIRGFAGNFAPLNWQFCQGQTMSIAQETALFAIIGTTYGGDGVTTFQLPNIQSRIVIGTGQGLGLPDYALGEVLGEENHTLLTTEIPAHNHTATVQTDSTPASATFELMGVPGQGGKALPQSNLLGQDATATIYAPGGSQTVAMNAGSVTLNSLTAPLPGVAVSLAGSSLPHSNIQPVLAMNYIICINGIFPSRD
- a CDS encoding phage tail protein, with the translated sequence MEGTIGEVRMFAANFAPRTWAYCQGQILSIASNTALFSILGTQYGGNGTSTFALPNLASRAFIGTGQGPGLSLYDNGEMVGTETVTLISSNLPSHTHTATVTAGTGATADVTLNGVNGLAGQASPAGGLLGQDTAQNVNLFAATGTPVAMDPGSIVVTKVSTPAVTTVTLAPAGNTIPHNNIQPSLALNYIICLQGVFPVRN
- a CDS encoding nucleotidyltransferase domain-containing protein, which translates into the protein MIPLKDLADTYSNEQLFLLQICRMYFSGYGKTDLNAFVTSQPPDWQLVYKIAMAHGIRPFIYDVILKYDLDVDTNFRLKLENDHRIMLQRNMMQAIVTAKITADLKDLGITVIAYKGAALISRHYDNMGMRESIDIDLIASRSDIARIEDYFINSGYIPKETVPRRYLKLYQLFFKDMVYHVPKYDCNIEVHWSLLNGFAGKYPTFEFFNPHIEPYKQASGEYIVLSPSFDFLATISNHLVKDMNTRFKYIIDIACILKKDPALLDDSVILSTATKFGFKKRLIKGLSVVSSLTGVDIAPSFSTKITREDLLVPLQYPVALSSLQFNNARFLKRSLSSQDNTANKAGFLLRSFAYFFIPSYIDINTFRLPIYLFPLLFILRPFRLLLEKISLRPKK